DNA from Numida meleagris isolate 19003 breed g44 Domestic line chromosome 24, NumMel1.0, whole genome shotgun sequence:
tgcctgctgtgcctgcCAGTGCCGGCGCCGCTTTGTCCGTGGCCGCATGAACTCCACCACATCCATGGGGACGCGCACCGTCTCCATCCCGTTCACctgtggggtggggagagggggaggggaatGGGAGCAGCCCCACATGTTGCTGTTGATGGGGGCACCCCTCCCCCTCCGCTCAGGGATCCTGTTGTTACCCCAAgcagaaacttaaaaaatgggggggggcagggaggcTCCTCCTTGCCATCCCCAAAATCCCACTGAGATAAAGGACAGCCAACCCCCAAATCCCACTGAAATAGTTCAGTCCCACCCCCAAAATCCCACTGTAGGGCAGGACCCAGCCCCTAAACCCACTGtgtgcagtgggagcagcaggacaCGCGCAGTGATGGAAGCACAGCCCCTTTCCCATCGCCATCCCCACCCTCACCCTCAGCACCTCACTTCCAATTAGCAGGACCGTAACGAGCCCCGCAACACTGACACAGATTTGAGGCCCTCAGAGATTGAAGGACAACAGCTGATAGTGCAGAGGGGTGGCTCTGCGTGTATGTAGGTCACGGGgatggaatttgttttttttttttgtttttttttcctgtgaaaaacCCCAAACGttcccccccagccccctcagCAGGGCTGCGGGTTCCTCTCTGGCACAACTATGGGGCCGTGGGCTCTCCCCACACCTCccacgctatggggcaggggccagggaggctgtggggcGCCGCACACTCACCGTCACGTCGCACCAGTACTCGCCCCAGCGGGTGATGGGCTCATCCGGGAGCTTCAGCGCATGGGGTGGCACCGACACCCGCAGCTGCAAGAGATCAGAGGTCAGAGAGCACCACACTGGGACCACTGTCCTGCCTTAATCTCCTTAAGACCTTAATTAAAGCCCAAAGACGCATGGCACaccctgcagagaagggcctCCACTGCATGCCCCACACTTTGGGGTCGGAGAACCCATGTCTCCGAGGGCACAACTCACGTTCTTGAGGAAGTGCCGTGCCACGATGTCGGTGCTCAGCTCCCAGCGCACGTTGTTCTTCATTCCCACCTCCAGGCGGCAGCTCCGCAGGAACCGCAGGGTCTGTGGGGCGGGGGATGGTGTAGGGGAGTGGGTCGATGCTGTGTGGGGGTCAGTATGGGGTGAAGGATCAACATGGGGCAGAGGAATTTGACACGGGGTGGGGGGTTGGAGTGGGTCAGGGGTCAGTGGAGGCTCAATGTGTGGGGGGCAGGGCTCAATGTGGGAGTGGGAGTCAATGTGGTGCAGGGGCTCAGTGTGGGGGAACAGGAGTCAATTTGGGGGTGGGAGTAGATGTGTAGGAAGCAGGAGTCAAAGCAGGGTGTGGGGGGAGGGGTTGATGTGGGGCACCCCCACCCCGCCCTCACCCTCTCTCCGCTCTGTGTTTGGACCGCCTCCATCCGCCcttcctggctctgcagcaagaaaaaagattGGGAACAAACCTGATGCAGAGGTTCTCCAAAGCTGTCCCTCCCCCCAAACTGCAACCCCTTCACTAACTAATTAACAGCAGAGTGGTTAATGAAGCAGTGCATTAAGTGGCTCACCTGCTTCTCCTCTTCGAACAGCCTGCGGTTCTCTGGCGACGCGTACACAGCCAGCCCCTGCGGCAGCAGCCGGTTGCGCCCCACAGACTTCTTCACAGAAACAGTGTCCCCGCGGTTTCCCAGACCTGTGGGGACAGCAAGGGGCAgcatggggcagcagcagcgcccCAAATCctgctgtggggtgggagcCCCAACCCCAAACCCCATCCAAAAATCCCACTGAGATAGCACAAACAAATAGTGAATAGAGAGGAAATTAGGGGGAAAGAGTGcggaaatcagaagaaaaaagcgaaaatcagaaggaaaaagagcagaaaggagagggggaaaagagcGGAAATCAGAGGGGAGAAAGTGGAAATCAAGTGTGAATTATGGTTTGGGCAGTCAATTTCCTGCCAAGCAGCAAGCTCATGCTCAGAGCAGTGGCTCTAAAAGAAACTGCGTATCAAAGTTTAAGTTTTtggtgctttctttttttcttaaatggacaacattttcttttgaaaagaaagagggCGTGGGGGCACAGAACAGTCCAGCCAACTCCCCCAGGTCCTACACTGGAGGGACAACTGCAGCATCAGTGcaggtggggctgggctgccagAGAGGggctctgcggagaaggacctgggggtcctggttgGCCAATGGTTGACCATCAGCTGAACCAACAGTTGATAAAAGGTTGACCACTGGCTGACCACCAGTTGACCAACAGCTGACCAACAGTTGGCCACTGGCTGACCAAGGGTTGACTACCAGTCAGCCAACAAGACACCAGGGTGCCTCCCTCTGCCGTTCCCACTGCCCACGAcccccttcccacccccactCCCACATACCCTCCACTGCCTGTGTCAGGATCAGCTCCAGCTCACCGCGGGGCAGGTGCTTGGTGTCCTCCACCAGTCGGTACACGCGGTACCGCCGGTGCCGGGCCCGGGGGGGCCGTCCCTCTTTGCTGAGCGGTACCTTCCACCACCGTTCCACCACCACTGTATCCTGTGTGAAGAAACTGCTCAGAGCGAAGCCGGGGCCGCCCACTCCCCCCACAGAACCCGGATCCACAGTCTTTTATCCCCCCCCACCCCGAACCCGGTCCTACGGCCCACTCCCCTCCAGAACCCCGCTCCCCGGCCCACTATGGCCCATTACCCCCCACACAACCCCATTCCCCTCGCAGACCCCGGAACCGCCCCCGCTATACTTCCCAGATTCCCCCCCGGAGCCCCTCGACCCTCACCCGCGCATGGCTCAGGCTGAaggcccgccccgccgccccgagCAGCAGGCCGCAGACCCGCGTCCACAGCGGGCCCAACATGGCGGCGCCCGGCCCGAGGACCCCCGAGGACCCCCGCACGGGGCTGCCCGCGGCGCGCCTGCGCCACAACACTACGCTGGGCTGCAATCGGCGCGCCTGCGCAGAAAAGCACACGGATAACTACCCACCGCGCCTGCGCACAAACTGAGATCCCCACGCAGCTGACATCAAGGCAGGGAGAACCGTGGGGTGTCACCCCATCCCCAATCCCCTCCCACGCCGCTTGCCTCCCCCCCAGCACCGAGCAGCACCCCCTGCATTCAATGCCCCGTGGGCTTTATTCAACCAGGAAACTAAACAGCTCTTCCCCTCAGCGAGGTGAAAACAACCAAACCGCAACAGCGCAGAGACAACAGTGTGAAAGGGACCCCCGCCGTGACCACAGCATCACTGACCCGATGGGGAACACGAGGAACGAGGCACGGAGTGGCCCTGGGAACACAGCGGGGCAGTGCCCATGTGGTTTCCAGAGAGGGGCTGAGGCGTCCCCATTGAGATTTGGAGACACTGGGGCTGGGTTTGTCTCCTCCTGTGGTTACGTACACAGGGTGACTGGAAACCAGTTCAAAGTCGGTGCGGAGATGAAACCAGTGGTGAAACCGGCGCCCTCGATGCGGGGCGTGCTGTGATTTGGGGCAGGTACTTAGCCTCTCAAAACGCATCCAACACTGTGGCCAGCAGGGGTAGAAACAGCTCTGTGGGGTCCATGCGCCCCATCAGCCCCTGTACCAGACACTCTGGGGTCACCTCTGTGTGGTGGCATTGCTCAGCATCTCTGCACAAAGGGTCAGCCCCCTTTGGAGGCAGGGTGGGGCTGTGGGAATGACAATGCCCCCCCATTTTGTGCCCCACTAGTCCCATCTccagccccaggagcagggagaaagcTCTACATGGAGGACAGTGCAGCTCACCAAGGTCAGGGCATCATGGGGAGCTCCACTCCAGCACTGCATGGTCACCGCTGCTGGTCACCAAGGCACCTCCTGCACAGAGTGACAAACCCCACACCAGTGTCACAACCCACGCACACATCCCACAGTGCCACCTGCACAGAAGTATGGCCCTATCATGCCACCACAGGGCAGCTGTACCTTGTGgggctctgccctcctcctcctcacccccaGAGctgatggggatggggaaggggctggccccgggctgggggctgctAGAGAAGACAGAGGAGTTGGCATAGTGCGTGGAGTCAGTGCAGAAAACAGAGTCAGAGTCCCCATCGGAGAGGGATGGGCGGCTGCTGGCGTAAAGGGATCCTCTTGGGGTGATGGGACGCGGTGCTCCAGGTGTCACGGTGTGGTGGGTTCCAGGGCTCCCgcgggctgtggggcagcaggagccaaggctgggctgggcctCACTGTCGTCCCTCTGAGGCTGTGAGGAAGTGGAAGGGCCAAGCAGCAgccccggggctgggggctctgcaTTGCCCCGGAGCTGCTCAGGGCTCTCATCTATGAGCCAAAAGAGGGGGTGGGTCAGGTGTGGGTCGGGCACTGCTTCCcccacagagctcagccctgtgccccacagctcctgatGCTGCTCCTCATGGCACCTCACTG
Protein-coding regions in this window:
- the MRPL9 gene encoding 39S ribosomal protein L9, mitochondrial; the encoded protein is MLGPLWTRVCGLLLGAAGRAFSLSHARDTVVVERWWKVPLSKEGRPPRARHRRYRVYRLVEDTKHLPRGELELILTQAVEGLGNRGDTVSVKKSVGRNRLLPQGLAVYASPENRRLFEEEKQSQEGRMEAVQTQSGERTLRFLRSCRLEVGMKNNVRWELSTDIVARHFLKNLRVSVPPHALKLPDEPITRWGEYWCDVTVNGMETVRVPMDVVEFMRPRTKRRRHWQAQQAALLAARRDELF